In Candidatus Kapaibacterium sp., the following are encoded in one genomic region:
- a CDS encoding PorV/PorQ family protein, producing MKSSIKMALMAVIVMSTTLPTELYSQAGGSAVPFLLISPDARSSGRGETGTAIADDINAIYWNPAGLGFLDYFENYDADFGDDELIPFRQVALAFSPWLPQFNADLFYSYGTIGQYFESLDGTLAFNFIFMNLGEFTRTAHDGTTLGKFISNEFSFGFSYGTIVAPDLGVGFQLRYIHSNLTPTSVQTGGEAGTGTSASFDLGILWKPQDIEFLGIEDRLSLGLNLKNVGPKITYIKESDPIPTTLRLGTAFKAYSDEFNELVFAFDMAKMLVKRDSLGSDALPKSLVTGWENPGAEWAFGAEYWYQKVVAFRLGYFLEPAAQGNRQYWNFGAGVKYDIFKLDFSFINTIEENHPLANTMRFSMLVDWR from the coding sequence ATGAAATCATCAATCAAAATGGCTTTGATGGCTGTTATAGTAATGTCAACAACACTGCCAACCGAGTTGTACTCACAAGCTGGCGGCTCTGCTGTTCCTTTTCTTTTGATATCGCCCGATGCACGGTCGAGCGGTCGTGGCGAAACCGGAACTGCTATTGCAGATGATATCAATGCCATATATTGGAATCCCGCAGGATTGGGGTTCTTAGATTATTTCGAGAATTATGATGCGGATTTTGGCGACGATGAACTAATTCCATTTAGACAGGTTGCTTTGGCATTTTCGCCATGGTTGCCCCAATTCAACGCTGACTTGTTTTATAGTTATGGTACTATAGGTCAGTATTTCGAAAGTCTTGACGGAACGCTTGCCTTTAATTTCATTTTCATGAATTTAGGCGAATTTACTCGTACTGCCCATGATGGTACTACATTAGGTAAGTTCATTTCCAACGAATTCTCTTTCGGATTTTCGTATGGTACAATTGTAGCCCCTGATTTAGGCGTAGGTTTCCAACTACGATATATCCATTCAAATCTTACTCCTACCTCAGTCCAAACTGGTGGTGAAGCCGGTACCGGAACAAGTGCATCATTCGACTTGGGTATTTTATGGAAGCCACAGGATATCGAATTCCTCGGAATCGAAGACAGATTGTCGCTCGGTTTGAACCTGAAAAATGTAGGTCCAAAAATCACATACATCAAGGAATCAGACCCAATTCCAACGACCTTGCGTCTTGGAACTGCATTCAAAGCATATAGTGATGAATTCAACGAATTAGTTTTTGCATTCGACATGGCTAAAATGTTAGTCAAAAGAGACAGTCTTGGCTCGGATGCACTTCCGAAATCATTAGTTACAGGTTGGGAAAATCCCGGTGCAGAATGGGCTTTCGGCGCTGAATATTGGTACCAAAAAGTCGTGGCGTTCAGATTAGGATATTTCCTCGAACCTGCTGCACAAGGCAATCGTCAGTATTGGAATTTTGGTGCAGGTGTAAAATACGACATCTTCAAACTTGATTTCAGTTTCATTAACACAATCGAAGAAAATCATCCTCTTGCAAACACAATGAGGTTCTCGATGCTTGTTGATTGGCGCTAA
- the tsaD gene encoding tRNA (adenosine(37)-N6)-threonylcarbamoyltransferase complex transferase subunit TsaD gives MKILAIESSCDETSASILDGTKVCTNIIASQYFHSKYGGVIPELASRAHLRSVNEIVNRAFDESDVKLEDIDAIAVTREPGLIGSLIVGSNFAKGLALRLGKPIVPINHIEGHIYSGCLQDESLTFPFISLVVSGGNTSIFLVTSYMNYEIIGSTKDDAAGEAFDKIAKLIGLPYPGGPLIDKFAKEGNPSTFTFPRPMLHDDNFDFSFSGLKTSVRYFVHKQFSNGLPEEIKADFCASVQEAICDVLTVKTVKAALKHKVKNIVIAGGVSANSRLRALMIERANKKGINVVVPQMSYCMDNAAMIGFLAYHKLLESEDSFYDFTYQVSASSLRAK, from the coding sequence ATGAAAATATTAGCAATAGAATCTTCGTGTGACGAGACTTCGGCATCTATCCTTGACGGGACAAAAGTTTGTACAAATATCATAGCATCGCAGTATTTCCATTCGAAATACGGCGGCGTCATCCCTGAACTCGCTTCACGGGCTCATCTACGCTCAGTAAATGAAATCGTTAATCGCGCCTTCGACGAGTCAGATGTTAAATTGGAAGATATTGATGCAATCGCTGTAACTCGAGAACCGGGCTTGATTGGTTCATTGATTGTGGGCTCAAACTTTGCAAAAGGGCTCGCTTTGCGTCTCGGCAAACCAATTGTCCCAATCAATCATATCGAAGGGCATATTTATTCGGGCTGTTTGCAAGATGAGAGCCTGACTTTTCCCTTTATTTCATTAGTTGTGAGCGGTGGTAATACTTCGATTTTCTTAGTCACTTCGTACATGAATTATGAAATAATCGGCTCTACGAAAGATGATGCGGCAGGGGAGGCTTTCGATAAAATCGCAAAATTAATCGGATTGCCATATCCCGGTGGTCCGCTTATTGACAAATTCGCTAAAGAAGGAAATCCGAGCACCTTCACTTTCCCCAGACCCATGCTACATGATGATAATTTCGATTTCAGTTTTAGCGGGCTGAAAACTTCAGTCAGATATTTTGTGCACAAGCAATTTAGCAATGGCTTGCCGGAAGAAATTAAGGCAGATTTCTGTGCATCTGTACAAGAAGCAATTTGCGATGTATTGACGGTAAAGACTGTAAAAGCTGCTCTGAAGCATAAGGTGAAGAACATTGTGATTGCCGGTGGAGTATCGGCAAATTCGAGATTGCGAGCTCTGATGATTGAAAGAGCAAACAAAAAGGGCATCAACGTTGTTGTGCCCCAAATGAGTTACTGTATGGATAATGCCGCAATGATTGGATTTTTGGCGTACCACAAATTACTCGAATCCGAAGATTCCTTTTACGACTTTACTTACCAAGTCTCGGCTTCGTCTTTAAGAGCAAAATAG
- the porU gene encoding type IX secretion system sortase PorU has translation MVVNKFLYCVFVIILLHVTMTSYAQEVSYHNNSVVVKYIPVIANSKFVTSNSGDVYLYPEFESTILKENQFGQPLDQYLPVKFIVPSPDGFSSELLDLHYSPIRGYDIIPFDMNFDKFEDFSELTIEAAVYSNYKFPEKFYKLEYLGISSDHHLAQLQIHPYKYEDGILFMLDSITVKIDFDETKSGNSLISSNFVSAVNFAQAKNWGINQESAFKDEPRLQNDEIIKDLNLISSGTWLKVSVSEEGIYRIDANQLSSSGANVASIDVSTLKMFSKGGKELSELVSDALINDLDEQSIQVVSKSDGKLDYIIFYGAPTVSFEKVGRDIQHYKNHYSKESYYLLTWGGRTGKRAQFPTDVSGEIVNRPTTYVHRVFVDEELTNPYSPGAGRVWFGRTYFSNPFNPVLLHNLDKSGDIFYRFALAHKSDSPGVFNIFDNNEKLGIINLRSLPTYTMAIRDFAELTMSASKIGNDNRSIINLQYTNTNLTGSIAYFDYFEIHYPRSFYAIDNELSFIADTSLKGISEFTINGFSGQTIHGFDVTTPSNPQLLRNTAVTGGIFKFVSELPENNYRKYYISSKVKSPKISPAELINLRADKVNADVIVLTHPDLMISANEYKAYRESVSDLKIHIVRTDHIYNEFSCGMPDVTALRDYVAYAWHNWDIKPQYLVLWGDGHYDMKNISSSKINHVPAHQSFDYYLKNLDEIHSAWSSDDFYGLIVGNDEILDISIGRITVENNEDGLAFIEKLKHYENNSSLDQWRCNLILMADDGPTQGKKYEGTLHNDQSETLTRDVINQYGKDLQYDKIYLVEYPTENIPNGRLKPKVNQDMLTKINTTGGLVLNWIGHGNPRVWAHEQVLDRDVSIPQMTNLDKMFFLTAATCDFGRYDNPETKSGAEDMFLSRKGAAIAVFTSTRIVYSQLNANLLYKFYEFLFTRNPNTNRYNTLGDVVRQLKQTFTGVNDKKYFLLGDPTMKLSIPENQINIDKINEIVLSENGDEPITLPALSKMTIEGSISMPDGVTADDNFNGTVLVTLRDGDAEYQIIEEFLGVKRDQFYFSKLGPALNRSSYKVENGKFTADFIIPKDISFSSNMGRLFVYAYSDDGEFAKGSYHNIMIDGYDPTNIQDMEGPKIELFMDSREFIQGDVVTSSPKLIVDLFDESGINTTGLGIGHKIEAWIDESPTSIDLTDKFTTSLTDSRSGSIESFLFGLAPGKHTIKVRAWDVYNNFSIAETYFFISPDGDGSYGNVKHNYPNPFSEQTTIVLNHNMPPPFEVNLKIFSLTGVTLRDIKTSVNTYHTSEIMWDGKDNLGNPVSQGVYIVHIEVPSTESGTTVARTKVVKIN, from the coding sequence ATGGTAGTAAATAAGTTTCTCTACTGCGTCTTCGTAATCATATTGCTTCATGTCACAATGACGTCCTATGCTCAAGAAGTCTCCTATCACAACAATTCAGTTGTCGTCAAGTATATCCCTGTTATTGCAAATTCCAAATTCGTAACGAGCAATTCGGGCGATGTTTACTTGTACCCTGAATTTGAATCTACAATTTTGAAAGAAAATCAATTTGGTCAACCTCTTGACCAATATTTACCCGTGAAATTCATTGTACCGTCACCGGACGGATTCAGTTCAGAATTACTTGATTTGCACTACAGCCCTATTCGCGGATACGACATCATTCCATTTGACATGAATTTTGACAAATTCGAAGATTTCTCGGAATTGACTATCGAAGCTGCTGTTTATTCGAATTATAAATTTCCCGAAAAATTTTACAAGTTAGAATATTTGGGGATTTCATCAGACCATCACTTGGCTCAATTACAAATTCACCCATATAAATATGAAGATGGAATTTTGTTCATGCTTGATTCCATTACAGTTAAAATTGATTTTGATGAAACAAAATCTGGTAACTCATTGATTAGTTCAAATTTCGTAAGTGCAGTTAACTTTGCTCAAGCTAAGAACTGGGGCATCAACCAAGAAAGTGCTTTTAAAGATGAACCAAGATTGCAGAATGATGAAATTATCAAAGATTTGAACTTAATATCAAGTGGAACATGGCTCAAAGTTTCAGTGTCCGAAGAAGGGATTTATAGAATAGACGCTAACCAACTCTCTTCATCAGGTGCGAACGTTGCAAGCATTGATGTCAGTACGCTGAAAATGTTCAGCAAAGGCGGCAAAGAGTTATCCGAGCTTGTAAGCGATGCACTGATAAATGACTTGGACGAACAATCAATACAAGTCGTCAGCAAATCCGACGGGAAGTTGGATTATATAATCTTTTATGGTGCTCCAACAGTTTCATTTGAAAAAGTGGGACGTGACATTCAACATTATAAGAATCATTATTCTAAGGAAAGTTATTATTTGTTGACTTGGGGCGGAAGAACCGGCAAAAGAGCCCAGTTCCCGACTGATGTCAGCGGTGAGATTGTTAATCGCCCAACAACATATGTTCATAGAGTCTTTGTAGATGAAGAATTAACAAATCCGTATAGCCCGGGAGCCGGTAGAGTTTGGTTTGGCAGAACATATTTTTCGAATCCATTCAATCCGGTATTACTACATAATTTAGATAAAAGCGGCGATATTTTTTACAGATTTGCGTTAGCACATAAATCCGATTCGCCGGGTGTGTTCAATATTTTCGACAATAACGAGAAGTTAGGCATAATAAATCTTCGTTCACTTCCAACATACACAATGGCAATACGTGATTTTGCAGAACTCACGATGAGTGCATCAAAAATCGGCAATGACAATCGCAGCATTATCAATTTACAATATACTAATACGAATTTGACAGGCTCGATTGCCTATTTTGATTATTTTGAGATTCATTATCCTCGCAGTTTTTATGCGATTGACAATGAATTGTCATTTATAGCAGACACAAGTTTAAAAGGCATAAGCGAATTTACGATAAACGGCTTTTCAGGTCAAACTATTCATGGTTTTGATGTAACGACACCGTCCAATCCACAGTTACTTCGTAATACTGCCGTAACGGGTGGTATATTCAAATTTGTTAGCGAATTACCTGAAAATAATTATCGCAAATATTATATCTCCTCAAAAGTAAAATCACCAAAAATTTCTCCTGCTGAACTTATCAATTTACGAGCCGACAAAGTAAATGCGGATGTGATTGTTTTGACTCACCCCGATTTGATGATTTCGGCAAATGAATATAAAGCATATCGTGAAAGTGTTTCAGATTTGAAAATCCATATTGTTCGCACAGACCATATTTATAATGAATTTTCATGCGGAATGCCGGATGTAACCGCATTGAGAGATTACGTTGCATATGCTTGGCACAATTGGGACATCAAACCACAATATCTTGTTCTGTGGGGTGATGGTCATTATGACATGAAAAACATATCTTCATCAAAAATCAATCATGTTCCGGCTCATCAATCATTTGATTACTATTTGAAAAATTTAGACGAAATTCATAGTGCATGGTCATCTGATGATTTTTACGGTTTGATTGTCGGCAACGATGAAATATTAGATATAAGTATTGGAAGAATTACAGTCGAAAACAATGAAGATGGATTGGCTTTTATCGAAAAATTGAAGCATTACGAAAACAACTCATCATTAGACCAATGGCGATGTAACTTAATTCTAATGGCAGATGATGGACCGACACAGGGAAAGAAATACGAAGGTACATTGCATAATGACCAATCTGAAACTTTGACGAGAGACGTGATTAATCAATACGGTAAGGATTTGCAATATGACAAAATTTATTTGGTAGAATATCCCACCGAAAATATCCCTAATGGTAGATTGAAGCCAAAAGTTAACCAAGATATGTTAACCAAAATTAATACCACCGGCGGATTGGTCTTGAATTGGATTGGACACGGAAATCCAAGAGTATGGGCTCACGAACAGGTATTAGATAGAGACGTTTCTATACCACAAATGACAAATTTAGACAAAATGTTCTTTTTGACTGCAGCCACATGTGATTTCGGCAGATATGATAATCCTGAAACTAAAAGCGGTGCTGAAGATATGTTCTTAAGTCGCAAAGGTGCTGCAATAGCTGTTTTTACTTCGACTCGTATAGTTTACTCGCAACTAAATGCCAATCTTTTATATAAATTCTACGAGTTCTTGTTCACGCGTAATCCGAATACAAATAGATATAACACATTGGGCGACGTGGTAAGGCAATTGAAACAGACCTTCACCGGAGTTAATGACAAAAAATACTTCCTACTTGGCGACCCAACAATGAAATTATCGATACCTGAAAATCAAATTAATATTGATAAAATCAATGAGATTGTACTAAGTGAAAATGGCGATGAACCAATAACACTTCCGGCACTATCGAAAATGACAATTGAAGGAAGCATATCAATGCCTGACGGAGTAACTGCCGACGACAACTTTAACGGTACAGTTTTAGTTACGCTCCGTGACGGTGATGCCGAATACCAAATTATTGAAGAATTTTTGGGTGTCAAACGAGACCAATTCTATTTCAGCAAGTTGGGTCCCGCATTGAATCGGAGTTCTTACAAAGTTGAAAACGGAAAATTTACAGCAGATTTTATCATTCCGAAAGACATTAGCTTCAGTTCCAACATGGGACGCTTATTTGTATATGCGTATTCCGATGATGGTGAATTTGCCAAAGGTTCCTACCATAATATAATGATTGATGGGTACGACCCAACAAACATACAAGATATGGAAGGACCAAAAATTGAATTGTTCATGGATTCGCGAGAATTTATCCAAGGTGATGTAGTGACATCAAGTCCAAAGCTGATTGTTGATTTGTTTGACGAATCAGGAATAAATACAACCGGACTTGGCATCGGGCATAAAATAGAAGCTTGGATTGACGAATCACCAACTTCAATTGATTTGACGGATAAATTTACAACATCACTAACAGATTCACGCAGTGGCTCAATCGAATCATTCTTGTTCGGTTTGGCTCCGGGAAAGCATACTATCAAGGTCAGAGCTTGGGACGTGTATAATAATTTCAGCATAGCTGAGACATATTTCTTCATATCGCCTGATGGTGACGGTTCTTATGGAAATGTCAAGCATAACTATCCTAACCCATTTTCCGAGCAAACAACAATTGTCTTAAATCACAATATGCCGCCGCCATTTGAAGTAAATTTGAAAATATTTTCTTTAACCGGTGTTACACTAAGAGACATTAAAACGTCAGTCAATACGTATCATACATCTGAAATTATGTGGGATGGAAAAGATAATCTCGGAAATCCTGTTTCGCAGGGTGTATATATTGTGCATATTGAAGTGCCGAGTACTGAGAGTGGCACAACAGTTGCAAGAACTAAAGTTGTAAAAATTAATTAG
- a CDS encoding competence/damage-inducible protein A: MKASILTIGTEICIGQIVNSNAATIGAKLTQLGISVIANSSIPDHLSQIVSEIRRLSDSSDLLIITGGLGPTQDDITKTALCQFFECEMIFDDSVYQTIDYLFKSKGREVTERNRAQAYIPAKAVAMTNLIGTAPGLLFENKGKMIVALPGVPYEMEYIYENSLKDKIKSVLEQSNSEIELHKTIRTYGIFESYLADLIGNSEDIPHLSGFAYLPSANGVRLRLTVQSPDFVTAEIKIKEAIKYLELRIGKYIQSYDERPMIEHISKLLNMSGKTVSVAESCTAGLLGGELTKLAGSSSYFLGGFMTYSNESKAKLLGIDSAIIDEHGAVSEEVAELMAKNVRSIFKSDIGISITGIAGPDGGTDSKPVGTVWFGLAYGERVLAFKQIFPGNRDAIRNRAVFYALNMLNNLLLEK, translated from the coding sequence ATGAAAGCATCTATTCTTACAATCGGAACTGAGATTTGCATTGGTCAAATTGTCAACTCAAACGCTGCCACTATCGGAGCGAAATTAACACAATTAGGAATTTCGGTAATTGCCAATTCATCCATCCCTGATCATTTGTCGCAAATTGTATCGGAAATCCGCAGATTGAGCGATAGTAGCGATTTGCTGATTATTACCGGTGGATTGGGACCAACTCAAGATGACATTACCAAAACTGCTCTCTGCCAATTTTTTGAATGTGAAATGATTTTTGATGATTCCGTTTACCAAACTATTGATTATCTTTTCAAAAGCAAGGGTAGGGAAGTCACCGAGAGAAATCGTGCCCAAGCATATATTCCGGCTAAAGCTGTTGCTATGACCAATTTAATCGGGACGGCACCGGGTTTGTTATTCGAAAATAAGGGTAAAATGATTGTAGCTTTGCCGGGTGTGCCCTATGAAATGGAGTACATTTACGAAAATTCGCTAAAAGATAAAATCAAAAGCGTGCTCGAACAATCGAATTCGGAAATCGAACTTCACAAAACAATTCGCACTTACGGTATTTTCGAATCTTATCTTGCGGATTTAATCGGCAATTCGGAGGATATTCCGCATTTATCGGGATTTGCGTATTTGCCATCTGCAAATGGTGTCCGATTGAGACTCACTGTGCAGTCTCCCGATTTTGTAACTGCTGAAATAAAAATCAAGGAAGCAATTAAATATCTCGAACTGAGAATTGGCAAGTACATTCAATCATACGACGAGCGCCCGATGATTGAGCATATTTCAAAATTATTGAATATGAGTGGCAAAACTGTGTCGGTTGCCGAATCTTGTACCGCAGGTTTGCTTGGTGGTGAATTGACCAAATTGGCAGGTAGTTCGTCATATTTTCTTGGCGGATTTATGACTTATTCCAACGAAAGCAAGGCTAAATTGTTAGGAATTGATAGTGCTATAATTGATGAACATGGGGCTGTGAGCGAAGAAGTTGCGGAATTAATGGCAAAAAATGTCCGCTCAATTTTCAAATCGGATATTGGAATTTCAATCACAGGCATTGCAGGTCCGGACGGCGGGACTGATTCCAAGCCCGTTGGTACGGTTTGGTTCGGATTAGCCTACGGTGAGCGAGTTTTAGCATTTAAACAAATATTTCCCGGAAATCGTGATGCTATCAGGAATCGGGCAGTTTTTTATGCATTAAATATGTTGAATAATTTACTTTTAGAAAAATGA
- a CDS encoding choice-of-anchor D domain-containing protein: MTLKPELTKQSTNLQVGTGFGEGASVRLWSAGRISIGFLDFEVTPTNIEKNIAVLNESPVNFGSVDTSANVIKRVDLRNEGNVRLNFTSFEIIPDEGVDPGEFRLVFNRPEELSPGETVGIAVRFQPKVYQTRTATLRIISDSDPATLDVPLVGLGSTTSSVEDYANYELSITPNPTDEQLTLTHNLANLAEVQIVDISGKVMISNITGLQSNRLEINVSSMTTGMYYIVLRMKNDVIVTKAFVKK; encoded by the coding sequence ATGACACTTAAACCCGAGCTTACAAAACAATCAACAAATTTGCAAGTCGGGACCGGTTTTGGCGAAGGTGCATCTGTTAGACTTTGGAGTGCCGGAAGGATTTCTATCGGATTCCTTGACTTTGAAGTAACTCCGACAAATATTGAAAAGAATATCGCTGTTTTGAATGAATCACCCGTAAATTTCGGTTCAGTGGATACATCGGCAAATGTTATTAAACGTGTTGATTTGCGAAATGAGGGCAATGTGAGATTGAATTTCACTTCCTTTGAAATTATTCCCGATGAAGGTGTGGACCCCGGCGAGTTCCGTCTTGTATTTAATAGACCGGAAGAACTTTCGCCCGGTGAAACAGTTGGTATAGCAGTAAGATTCCAACCTAAAGTTTACCAAACGAGAACAGCTACATTGCGAATTATTTCCGATTCTGACCCCGCAACTCTTGACGTTCCGCTTGTCGGGCTTGGTTCGACCACATCTTCGGTAGAAGATTATGCAAATTACGAACTAAGCATTACGCCAAACCCAACTGACGAGCAATTAACTCTGACTCACAATTTAGCAAATTTGGCAGAAGTGCAAATCGTTGACATTAGCGGAAAAGTAATGATAAGCAACATAACCGGATTGCAATCAAATCGGCTTGAAATCAATGTATCATCTATGACTACGGGCATGTATTACATAGTTTTAAGAATGAAAAATGATGTAATAGTAACAAAAGCATTTGTTAAAAAATAG
- a CDS encoding NAD-dependent epimerase/dehydratase family protein, with protein sequence MQTILGAGGAIGLDLAIELTKYTDKVRLVGRNPKQVVGDEELFKADLRDQHQVYKSLEGSEIAYLVAGLPYKTSVWQTQWQLVMNNVIEACIRNKCKLVFFDNVYMYGKVDGAMTEDTPINPCSKKGEIRAYIAEILMNAADSGEIDAQIARSADFYGPKAINTASYMLILDKFKNKKKASWIINDKAIHSATFTPDAAKATALLGNTIDAYNQIWHLPTDPEPITGKQFIELAAEAFSVEPRYNVLSMFMLKMVGLFKSDVKEILEMMYQQEFDYYFDSSKFNNRFFQPTKYREGLIICAQEMMKK encoded by the coding sequence ATGCAAACAATATTAGGTGCCGGTGGAGCAATTGGTTTAGACCTTGCAATAGAATTGACAAAATATACAGATAAAGTTCGCTTAGTTGGCAGAAACCCCAAACAGGTCGTTGGAGATGAAGAACTATTCAAGGCAGACTTACGAGACCAACATCAAGTTTACAAGTCGCTTGAGGGCTCGGAGATAGCTTATTTAGTAGCAGGATTGCCATACAAAACAAGTGTTTGGCAAACGCAATGGCAACTCGTAATGAATAACGTAATCGAAGCCTGTATTCGTAATAAATGCAAGCTCGTTTTTTTCGATAATGTCTATATGTACGGAAAAGTTGATGGAGCTATGACTGAAGATACACCCATCAATCCATGCAGCAAAAAAGGCGAAATCAGAGCATACATTGCTGAGATACTGATGAACGCAGCCGATAGTGGCGAAATTGATGCACAAATAGCTCGTTCGGCAGATTTTTACGGTCCAAAAGCAATAAATACCGCTTCGTATATGCTGATACTCGATAAATTCAAAAATAAAAAGAAAGCGTCTTGGATAATAAACGACAAAGCAATACATTCGGCAACTTTCACACCCGATGCAGCCAAAGCGACTGCTTTGCTCGGCAATACAATTGACGCTTATAATCAAATCTGGCACTTACCAACTGACCCTGAACCCATAACCGGAAAGCAATTTATCGAACTTGCCGCGGAAGCATTTAGCGTAGAACCACGATACAATGTTTTGAGTATGTTTATGCTGAAAATGGTTGGTTTGTTCAAATCCGATGTTAAGGAAATTCTCGAGATGATGTATCAACAGGAATTTGATTATTATTTTGACAGTAGCAAATTCAACAATAGATTTTTCCAACCGACAAAATATCGAGAAGGCTTGATAATTTGTGCTCAAGAAATGATGAAAAAGTAA
- a CDS encoding DUF5714 domain-containing protein, whose protein sequence is MMAKIELYNSSEVKTCFICGEDLHKLDAPKELHCDFCGKTKTSSSNCDNGHYICDSCIETPITEHVKQKCLSYKGDSPIELAVMIMDSPIIKMHGPEHHFIVPAVLLTCIANKTGKRDELVEKLEIAERRAKAETPNVCNYSIGTCGAAIGTGVFLSIFMDRENQHEDAWSITNLIVAESLKLVAESDGPRCCKRDTYISLEAAIGFLHDRFAVDLPISQARCTFSMRNRTCQHEECTYYNIGFSLV, encoded by the coding sequence ATGATGGCTAAGATTGAATTATACAACTCGAGCGAGGTAAAAACTTGCTTCATTTGCGGGGAAGATTTACATAAACTTGATGCCCCAAAAGAACTTCATTGCGATTTTTGCGGTAAAACCAAGACCTCGTCAAGCAATTGCGACAACGGGCACTACATTTGCGACTCTTGCATTGAAACTCCAATTACCGAACATGTAAAGCAAAAATGCTTAAGCTACAAAGGTGATAGTCCAATTGAATTGGCTGTAATGATAATGGATTCGCCTATTATCAAAATGCACGGTCCTGAGCATCATTTTATTGTTCCGGCAGTATTATTGACCTGCATTGCAAACAAAACCGGCAAACGTGATGAATTGGTCGAAAAACTCGAAATTGCGGAGCGTAGAGCAAAAGCCGAAACACCGAATGTTTGTAATTACAGCATCGGTACATGCGGCGCTGCAATTGGAACAGGAGTATTTTTGAGCATATTCATGGATAGAGAAAATCAGCACGAAGATGCTTGGTCAATAACTAATTTAATTGTAGCGGAAAGCTTGAAATTGGTTGCCGAAAGCGATGGACCAAGATGTTGCAAACGCGACACTTACATATCACTCGAAGCAGCAATTGGATTCCTGCATGACCGATTTGCTGTAGATTTGCCAATCAGCCAAGCCAGATGCACCTTTTCTATGCGTAACAGAACTTGCCAGCATGAAGAATGTACATACTATAATATAGGCTTTTCGTTGGTATAA